In a genomic window of Nodosilinea sp. E11:
- the glgB gene encoding 1,4-alpha-glucan branching enzyme, giving the protein MPATVDAEQIDRIVWNQHHDPFEILGPHMVQQAGRTVWAVRAYLPQADKAWVVLPQEHKEVEMEPNHHPHFFECVLEVQDLANYQLKYAIAEHIHVIYDPYAFKTRAITDFDIHLFSEGNHHRIYEKLGAHYTEVEGVTGVYFAVWAPNARNVSVLGDFNYWDGRKHQMRRLSNGIWDLFIPGLDIGAHYKYEIKNYDGHIYEKSDPYGFQQETRPKTASIVTDLDSYAWQDADWMEKRRQTEPLTQPVSIYELHLGSWLHESSATPALRPDGTPEPVVTVAELKPGARFLTYRELADRLIPYIKELGFTHIELLPVAEHPFDGSWGYQVTGYYAVTSRYGTPDDFMYFVDQCHANDIGVIVDWVPGHFPKDGHGLAFFDGTHLYEHADPRKGEHKEWGTLVFNYGRNEVRNFLVANAIFWFEKYHIDGIRVDAVASMLYLNYFRKDGEWVANEYGGCEHIEAADFLRQVNHVLFTYFPGVLSIAEESTAWPMVSWPTYVGGLGFNLKWNMGWMHDMLDYFNMDPWFRQFHQNNVTFSIWYAFTENFMLALSHDEVVHGKSNMLGKMPGDEWQKFANLRCLYTYMFMHPGKKTLFMSMEFGQWSEWNVWGDLEWHLLQHQPHANLKYFMGKLNEFYRSEPALFTQDFDQAGFEWIDCSDNRHSVVAFIRRDKDSDGFVVVVCNFTPQPHSHYRVGVPEPGYYRELFNSDARDFGGSNMGNLGGKWSEDWAFHNRPFSLDLTLPPLGVIVLKLAQDEAQKALADQ; this is encoded by the coding sequence ATGCCTGCAACCGTTGACGCTGAGCAGATTGACCGGATTGTCTGGAACCAACACCACGACCCCTTTGAGATTTTAGGGCCGCACATGGTGCAGCAGGCCGGCCGAACTGTTTGGGCTGTAAGAGCCTACCTACCCCAAGCTGACAAAGCCTGGGTAGTGCTGCCACAGGAGCACAAAGAAGTGGAGATGGAGCCCAACCACCACCCTCACTTCTTTGAGTGCGTGTTAGAGGTGCAAGACCTGGCCAACTACCAGCTTAAGTACGCCATTGCGGAGCACATCCACGTCATCTACGACCCCTACGCGTTTAAGACCCGCGCCATTACCGATTTTGATATTCATCTGTTTAGCGAGGGCAACCACCACCGCATCTACGAAAAACTCGGTGCTCACTACACCGAGGTGGAGGGGGTTACCGGGGTCTACTTTGCAGTGTGGGCACCCAATGCCCGCAACGTCTCTGTACTGGGAGATTTCAACTACTGGGATGGCCGCAAGCACCAGATGCGTCGCCTCTCTAACGGCATTTGGGATCTATTCATCCCCGGCCTAGATATAGGTGCCCACTACAAGTACGAAATCAAGAACTACGACGGCCATATCTACGAAAAGTCTGACCCCTACGGCTTTCAGCAAGAAACCCGACCCAAAACGGCTTCGATCGTCACCGATTTAGATAGCTACGCGTGGCAAGACGCCGACTGGATGGAGAAGCGTCGCCAAACTGAGCCCCTCACCCAGCCTGTCTCCATCTACGAGTTACACCTGGGTTCGTGGCTGCATGAATCGTCGGCTACCCCAGCCCTGCGTCCCGACGGCACTCCAGAGCCGGTGGTTACCGTGGCCGAACTCAAGCCCGGTGCCCGCTTCTTGACCTATCGGGAGTTAGCCGATCGGCTGATTCCCTACATCAAAGAACTAGGCTTTACCCACATCGAACTGCTGCCCGTGGCCGAGCACCCCTTCGATGGGTCCTGGGGCTATCAGGTCACCGGCTACTATGCCGTCACTTCCCGCTACGGCACTCCCGACGACTTCATGTACTTCGTTGATCAGTGCCACGCCAACGACATCGGCGTCATCGTGGACTGGGTGCCGGGCCACTTTCCTAAGGATGGCCACGGGCTGGCCTTCTTTGATGGCACCCACCTCTACGAGCACGCTGACCCCCGCAAAGGTGAGCACAAAGAGTGGGGCACACTGGTCTTTAACTATGGCCGCAATGAAGTGCGCAACTTCCTGGTGGCCAACGCTATCTTTTGGTTTGAAAAGTACCACATCGACGGAATTCGAGTGGATGCGGTGGCTTCAATGCTCTACCTCAACTACTTCCGTAAAGACGGTGAGTGGGTGGCTAACGAGTATGGTGGTTGCGAGCATATTGAGGCGGCAGACTTTTTGCGTCAGGTGAACCATGTGTTGTTCACCTACTTTCCTGGCGTGCTGTCGATCGCAGAAGAATCTACGGCTTGGCCCATGGTCTCTTGGCCCACCTACGTCGGTGGCCTAGGGTTCAACCTCAAGTGGAACATGGGCTGGATGCACGACATGTTGGACTACTTCAACATGGATCCGTGGTTCCGCCAGTTTCATCAAAACAACGTCACCTTCAGTATTTGGTACGCCTTCACTGAAAACTTCATGCTAGCGCTATCCCACGACGAGGTCGTGCATGGCAAGAGCAATATGCTGGGCAAAATGCCCGGTGACGAGTGGCAAAAGTTTGCTAACTTGCGCTGCCTCTACACCTACATGTTCATGCACCCCGGCAAGAAAACGCTGTTTATGAGCATGGAGTTTGGCCAGTGGAGCGAGTGGAACGTGTGGGGTGACCTGGAATGGCACCTGCTGCAACACCAGCCCCACGCCAATCTCAAGTACTTTATGGGCAAGCTCAACGAGTTCTATCGCAGTGAACCGGCCCTGTTTACCCAAGACTTTGACCAAGCCGGCTTTGAATGGATCGATTGCAGCGATAACCGCCACAGTGTGGTGGCGTTTATTCGCCGCGACAAGGACAGCGACGGCTTTGTGGTGGTCGTGTGCAACTTTACCCCCCAACCCCATAGCCATTACCGCGTCGGCGTGCCCGAGCCGGGCTACTACAGAGAGCTGTTTAACAGCGATGCCCGCGACTTTGGCGGCAGTAATATGGGCAACCTGGGCGGCAAGTGGTCCGAGGACTGGGCTTTCCACAACCGGCCTTTCTCGCTCGATCTGACGCTGCCGCCCCTAGGGGTCATCGTGCTGAAGCTGGCTCAAGACGAGGCTCAAAAGGCTCTAGCGGACCAGTAG
- a CDS encoding ArnT family glycosyltransferase, producing the protein MSKRWDLFDSPVWRWGRWFLLGFLALRLIFWVTAFPNPDEAYYWLWGQKLGFSYYDHPPFHAWVQGAFSRVLGRWPVVLRLPNLLSNGILGFTLYHICRYLYGDQTRDRFWLAVLLTVASPLYFWYLGLAWHDHWLVTFAVISSFLFVRYVDGSVEGGQGSSWDLYGAALCLGLAGLCKYNAVFVGLGFLALVVSHQRRRQVLRDRRLYLALGLVLLVLSPILIWNVQNDFFSFRFYRDRTSGDGFSLNLLQPVVFLALCGLTLGPIQSWSVGRWLGKGGQGAIARSSCYPALALWVFALSTAAFTALSTVSVALFYWNILAYPLLLPLLSDQFYRPQLQKPVRTAQLAIAQALGLIVAAALVAYYTLVPLGSFFGAVDPDGAALFGWPQIAQAVTAQADTLTDPILLTTDYRSASALAYTLNRPDVLAISGRLDQFDFWYDAPALEGRDAVLLGETWHPICPTHRAMFDRVDPPEIVEVRRFGQPLQTYEIVRGYGFRAGPEGYPLQPDYPLAFTSNGEQCLPE; encoded by the coding sequence CGCTGGGACTTGTTCGACTCTCCGGTTTGGCGCTGGGGACGCTGGTTTTTGCTGGGGTTTTTGGCCCTGCGGCTGATCTTTTGGGTCACCGCTTTTCCCAACCCCGACGAAGCCTATTACTGGCTCTGGGGCCAAAAGCTGGGCTTTTCCTACTACGACCATCCGCCCTTTCACGCCTGGGTACAGGGGGCGTTTAGCCGGGTGTTGGGGCGATGGCCCGTAGTACTGCGGCTGCCCAACCTGCTGAGCAACGGCATTTTGGGGTTCACCCTCTACCACATCTGCCGCTATCTCTATGGCGATCAAACCCGCGATCGCTTCTGGCTAGCTGTGCTGTTAACCGTGGCGTCGCCGCTATATTTCTGGTATCTGGGGCTGGCCTGGCACGATCACTGGCTGGTGACCTTTGCAGTCATCAGCAGCTTTTTGTTTGTGCGCTATGTCGATGGCAGCGTTGAGGGGGGCCAGGGCAGCAGTTGGGATCTCTATGGCGCGGCCCTATGTCTCGGCCTGGCAGGGCTGTGTAAGTACAATGCGGTGTTTGTGGGGCTGGGCTTTTTAGCGCTGGTGGTGAGCCATCAACGCAGGCGACAGGTGCTGCGCGATCGCCGCCTCTACCTGGCTCTGGGGTTGGTATTGCTGGTGCTCTCGCCCATTCTGATTTGGAATGTGCAGAACGACTTTTTTTCGTTTCGGTTCTACCGCGATCGCACCTCCGGCGATGGGTTTAGCCTCAACCTGCTGCAACCCGTGGTGTTTTTGGCCCTGTGTGGCCTCACGCTCGGTCCTATCCAGTCCTGGAGCGTGGGCCGATGGCTAGGTAAAGGTGGTCAGGGTGCGATCGCGCGATCCTCCTGCTACCCAGCCCTGGCGCTATGGGTGTTTGCTCTGTCTACCGCCGCTTTTACCGCCCTCTCTACCGTCTCCGTCGCCCTGTTTTACTGGAATATTCTGGCCTACCCGCTGCTGTTGCCCCTGCTGAGCGATCAGTTTTATCGACCTCAGCTACAAAAGCCAGTGCGGACGGCTCAGTTGGCGATCGCCCAAGCCCTAGGACTCATAGTCGCCGCTGCTCTAGTGGCCTACTACACCCTAGTGCCCCTAGGCAGCTTCTTTGGGGCCGTTGACCCCGACGGAGCCGCCCTATTTGGCTGGCCCCAGATCGCCCAAGCCGTTACAGCCCAGGCTGACACCCTAACGGATCCGATACTGTTAACCACTGACTACCGCTCGGCCTCAGCCTTGGCCTACACCCTCAACCGCCCCGACGTACTGGCGATCTCAGGCCGCCTCGATCAGTTTGACTTTTGGTATGACGCCCCGGCCCTAGAGGGCCGCGACGCCGTGCTCTTGGGCGAAACCTGGCACCCCATTTGCCCCACCCACCGGGCCATGTTTGACCGGGTAGACCCGCCAGAGATCGTTGAAGTGCGCCGCTTTGGTCAGCCCCTCCAAACCTACGAAATCGTCAGGGGCTACGGCTTTAGGGCCGGGCCAGAGGGATATCCGCTCCAGCCCGACTACCCGCTGGCCTTCACGAGCAATGGCGAACAGTGCTTACCCGAGTGA
- a CDS encoding DNA double-strand break repair nuclease NurA produces MPVSTSQIKALLDQKRAAFSAFSRAKFELLHAYHRAWAEFAALTHSQQLAQLDHHSGPVGARPLEAIAADTEANKGILPFFFAESGPVGDRWTNREQSAQWVQTVLEDITTFAVDGSQIAPGKDISIPIALLQIGWFENPHSATRPYQKDVRVDLMTPADLGPNPAQPVERRVNIRRFQMEVARLVEYINACQEPERTLVFFDGALVVTFAEAFDQESQTAYVQSMLSLLEASDRKRVPLVGYVDTSYAHDLTGMLHHAYGLEATEGIHDAQLLARLMDWGDRTAVFQCDRGGILDQYDRYGDQIAFTYLKTTRDGYPVRLEMPRWMWESGQITQYLNWVRGEVIIGGGYPYSIETADQTAVLQGQDKHLFLRVLQDWAEREEINLRLSRKMVSKQRRR; encoded by the coding sequence ATGCCAGTGAGTACTAGCCAAATTAAAGCCCTGCTCGACCAAAAACGGGCGGCCTTTAGCGCCTTTAGTCGGGCTAAATTTGAGCTGCTGCACGCCTACCACCGAGCGTGGGCTGAGTTTGCGGCTCTGACCCATAGCCAACAACTCGCTCAGTTAGACCACCATTCTGGCCCGGTGGGGGCGCGTCCGTTAGAGGCGATCGCCGCCGACACAGAGGCAAACAAAGGCATTTTGCCCTTCTTTTTTGCCGAATCTGGCCCCGTGGGCGATCGCTGGACTAACCGCGAGCAGAGCGCCCAGTGGGTGCAGACAGTGCTCGAAGACATTACCACCTTTGCTGTAGACGGATCCCAAATTGCCCCTGGCAAAGATATCTCTATCCCGATTGCGCTGCTGCAAATTGGCTGGTTTGAAAACCCCCACAGCGCTACTCGTCCCTACCAAAAAGATGTGCGGGTTGATCTGATGACCCCCGCTGACCTGGGGCCAAACCCTGCCCAGCCGGTCGAACGGCGGGTCAATATCCGTCGCTTTCAAATGGAAGTGGCCCGCCTGGTGGAATATATCAACGCCTGTCAGGAGCCGGAGCGCACCCTGGTATTTTTTGACGGCGCGCTAGTAGTCACCTTTGCCGAAGCCTTTGACCAGGAGAGCCAGACTGCCTACGTGCAGTCGATGCTGTCGCTGCTAGAAGCTAGCGATCGCAAGCGAGTTCCCCTGGTGGGCTACGTCGATACGTCCTACGCCCACGACCTGACCGGCATGCTGCACCACGCCTACGGGCTTGAGGCCACTGAAGGAATTCACGATGCCCAACTCTTGGCCCGGCTGATGGACTGGGGGGATCGCACGGCTGTATTTCAGTGCGATCGCGGCGGTATTCTGGACCAGTACGACCGCTACGGCGACCAGATCGCCTTCACCTATCTCAAAACCACCCGCGATGGCTACCCCGTGCGCCTCGAAATGCCGCGCTGGATGTGGGAGAGCGGCCAGATTACCCAGTACCTCAACTGGGTGCGGGGCGAAGTGATTATCGGCGGCGGCTATCCCTACAGCATTGAAACCGCCGACCAAACCGCCGTTCTCCAGGGGCAAGACAAACACCTGTTTCTGCGGGTGCTGCAAGACTGGGCCGAGCGGGAGGAAATCAACCTGCGGCTGTCGCGCAAGATGGTCAGCAAGCAGCGCCGTCGCTAG
- a CDS encoding phycobilisome rod-core linker polypeptide yields the protein MSLPLLNYSPSSQNQRVASYEIGGDEQPRFFSTDDLYDTSDMDSLIEAAYRQMFFHAFKCDRQIFLESQLRNGQITVRDFIRGLALSPTFYSSFYEKNSNYKFVEHCVQKILGRDVYSDREKIAWSIVVANKGIQGLVDELLDSEEYLTSFGYNTVPYQKRRVLPGRPEGERPIHIKNPRYDAYHRNQLGFPQIVWQSQVKRYVPQEKKVTAGNPQMFLNMARSIGATGAAPARVSTGEINIATAVPYRKVTVD from the coding sequence GTGTCTCTTCCGCTACTAAATTACTCCCCGTCCAGCCAAAACCAGCGTGTTGCCAGCTACGAAATCGGTGGCGACGAACAGCCCAGATTCTTTTCTACCGATGATCTGTACGACACCAGCGATATGGATTCGCTGATTGAGGCAGCCTATCGGCAGATGTTCTTCCACGCCTTCAAGTGCGATCGCCAGATCTTCCTGGAATCGCAGTTGCGCAACGGCCAAATCACCGTGCGTGACTTTATTCGTGGTTTGGCGCTGTCGCCCACGTTCTACAGCAGCTTCTACGAAAAGAACAGCAACTACAAGTTTGTTGAACACTGCGTGCAGAAGATCCTGGGCCGCGATGTCTATAGCGATCGCGAAAAAATCGCCTGGTCTATTGTGGTTGCCAACAAGGGCATCCAAGGCCTGGTCGATGAACTCCTCGACAGCGAAGAGTATCTCACCAGCTTTGGCTACAACACCGTGCCCTACCAAAAGCGCCGTGTGCTGCCCGGTCGCCCCGAAGGCGAGCGCCCCATTCACATCAAGAACCCCCGCTACGATGCCTACCACCGCAACCAACTGGGCTTCCCCCAGATTGTGTGGCAGTCTCAGGTCAAGCGGTACGTTCCTCAAGAGAAGAAGGTTACCGCTGGCAACCCTCAAATGTTCTTGAACATGGCCCGCAGCATCGGTGCTACTGGTGCCGCTCCCGCCCGCGTGTCTACCGGCGAAATCAACATCGCCACCGCTGTGCCCTACCGCAAAGTCACGGTTGACTAA
- a CDS encoding ferrochelatase encodes MVATPDVIQASASHSHTSPAGESRVAVLLMGYGEVESYEDFANYNEQALNLLTAKFAPVPTWVYPPLAKLLAAFDLHEWSHQHGNFISPHNAIFEAQRAGIEANLKERWGDRIKVFKAFNFCKPFLPDQVLEQVKAEGYDKLLIYPLLVVDSIFTSGIAIEQVNQALVKLSDGTEHWVQGTRYIPSFFDAPDYIDYLASMVEDKIKNHLAVAHLPSQTGIVLMNHGCPHEAKGFTSGIDESQKLYDKVRDKLIHKYPLISVGWLNHDTPLIKWTQPNADLAARNLIDLGATALVFMPIGFATENHETLLDVEHIIEGLRRKHPHVTYVQMPCVNDDPAFLAMAATWADKHIADLLEEDALAINPSLAASQAAAVHSHHGHTHDHHLPGHDHGHSHDHGHHH; translated from the coding sequence ATGGTTGCAACCCCCGACGTTATTCAAGCGTCTGCATCTCACTCCCACACTTCACCCGCTGGCGAAAGCCGGGTCGCGGTGCTGCTGATGGGCTACGGCGAAGTCGAAAGCTACGAAGACTTTGCCAACTACAACGAGCAAGCCCTCAATTTGCTGACCGCCAAGTTTGCTCCGGTGCCCACTTGGGTTTATCCCCCGCTGGCAAAGCTGCTAGCTGCCTTCGACCTGCACGAGTGGAGCCACCAGCACGGCAATTTTATTTCTCCCCACAATGCTATTTTTGAAGCCCAGCGGGCCGGTATTGAAGCCAACTTAAAAGAGCGCTGGGGCGATCGCATCAAGGTGTTTAAAGCCTTCAACTTCTGCAAGCCTTTTCTGCCCGACCAGGTGCTTGAGCAAGTCAAAGCCGAGGGCTACGACAAACTCCTCATCTATCCTCTGCTGGTAGTCGATTCGATCTTCACTAGCGGCATTGCGATCGAGCAGGTGAACCAGGCTCTAGTCAAGCTGTCTGATGGCACCGAGCACTGGGTCCAGGGCACCCGCTACATTCCGTCCTTCTTTGATGCGCCCGACTATATCGACTATTTGGCGTCGATGGTCGAAGACAAAATCAAAAACCACCTGGCCGTCGCTCACCTACCCTCCCAAACCGGCATCGTACTGATGAACCACGGTTGCCCCCACGAGGCCAAGGGCTTCACCTCCGGTATTGACGAAAGCCAAAAGCTCTACGACAAGGTGCGGGATAAGCTGATCCACAAATACCCGCTGATCTCGGTGGGCTGGCTCAACCATGACACCCCGCTGATCAAGTGGACCCAGCCCAACGCCGACTTGGCTGCCCGCAACCTGATCGACCTCGGGGCCACCGCCCTGGTGTTTATGCCCATCGGCTTTGCCACCGAAAACCACGAAACCCTGCTCGATGTCGAGCACATCATCGAAGGGCTGCGCCGCAAGCACCCCCACGTTACCTACGTGCAAATGCCCTGCGTTAACGACGACCCCGCCTTTTTGGCTATGGCCGCCACCTGGGCCGATAAGCACATCGCTGATCTGCTCGAAGAAGATGCCCTGGCGATCAATCCCTCTCTGGCGGCTTCCCAGGCGGCAGCGGTGCACAGCCACCACGGCCACACCCACGACCACCACCTGCCGGGGCACGATCATGGGCACAGCCATGACCACGGCCACCACCACTAG
- the fumC gene encoding class II fumarate hydratase, with protein MADTAPQTRQETDSMGAIAVPSDRYWGAQTQRSIRYFSIGQDKMPLEVVHAIALTKKAAALTNADLGKLAPEQAELIAKAADEVIAGQLDDHFPLHVWMTGSGTQCNMNVNEVIANRAIEMAGGAIGSKTPIHPNDHVNMSQSSNDVFPTAMHIAAAQALTHTLCPAVTALRDALDQKATAWADIVKIGRTHMQDAVPLTLGQEFSGYVGMLDDNLKRLDGALPGLYQLALGGTALGTGLNAGPGFAEAAAKHIARLTGLPFVTAPNKFTVMGAHDAMVMASGVLKTLAVSLYKIANDIRLLSCGPRAGFAELHLPENEPGSSIMPGKVNPTQCEALAMVAVQVMGYDAAVAFAGASGYLEMNVYKPMIIFNLLQSARLMADSCHNFSEFLVADMTPNRQKIDQYVEQSLMLVTALSPAIGYDKASQIAHHAFEHDLTLKAAALALGYVSEAAFDQLIDPHRMTHP; from the coding sequence ATGGCCGATACCGCACCGCAAACCCGCCAAGAAACCGACAGCATGGGGGCGATCGCCGTACCGAGCGATCGCTACTGGGGGGCTCAAACCCAGCGATCGATTCGCTACTTTTCCATTGGCCAAGACAAAATGCCCCTGGAGGTGGTGCATGCGATCGCCCTGACCAAAAAGGCCGCCGCCCTGACCAATGCCGATCTGGGCAAACTCGCTCCAGAGCAGGCCGAGTTAATTGCGAAGGCGGCAGATGAGGTGATTGCCGGCCAGCTCGACGATCACTTTCCCCTTCACGTTTGGATGACCGGCAGCGGCACCCAGTGCAACATGAACGTCAACGAGGTGATTGCCAACCGCGCTATTGAGATGGCCGGCGGTGCGATCGGCAGCAAAACCCCCATTCACCCCAACGACCACGTCAACATGTCCCAGTCGTCCAACGACGTGTTTCCTACGGCGATGCACATTGCCGCTGCTCAGGCGCTTACCCATACCCTGTGCCCCGCCGTTACCGCCCTCAGAGATGCTTTAGATCAAAAAGCCACAGCCTGGGCCGACATCGTTAAAATTGGCCGCACCCATATGCAAGATGCCGTGCCCCTCACCCTGGGGCAAGAATTTTCTGGCTATGTGGGCATGCTCGACGACAACCTCAAGCGCCTAGACGGTGCTCTGCCGGGGCTATACCAATTGGCCCTCGGCGGAACGGCCCTCGGCACCGGGCTCAATGCCGGGCCGGGGTTTGCTGAGGCTGCCGCCAAGCACATTGCTCGCCTGACCGGGCTACCCTTTGTGACTGCCCCTAACAAGTTCACTGTCATGGGTGCCCACGACGCCATGGTAATGGCCAGCGGCGTGCTCAAAACCCTGGCAGTATCGCTTTACAAAATTGCCAACGACATTCGCCTGCTGAGCTGTGGCCCGCGGGCGGGCTTTGCCGAACTCCACCTGCCAGAGAACGAACCAGGCTCCTCGATTATGCCAGGCAAGGTCAACCCTACCCAGTGCGAAGCTTTGGCCATGGTGGCGGTACAGGTGATGGGCTACGACGCAGCGGTGGCCTTTGCCGGAGCTAGCGGCTACCTAGAGATGAATGTCTACAAGCCGATGATCATCTTTAACCTGCTACAGTCGGCGCGCCTGATGGCCGATAGCTGCCACAACTTCTCTGAATTTTTGGTGGCTGACATGACCCCCAATCGCCAAAAAATCGACCAGTATGTGGAGCAGTCACTCATGCTAGTTACAGCCCTGAGTCCGGCGATCGGCTACGACAAAGCCTCCCAAATTGCCCACCACGCCTTTGAACATGACCTCACCCTCAAGGCAGCAGCTCTCGCCCTCGGGTACGTGTCTGAAGCGGCCTTTGACCAACTGATCGACCCCCACCGCATGACCCATCCCTAG
- a CDS encoding pre-peptidase C-terminal domain-containing protein — protein sequence MGFLRLFSAGIVAPVTLLGLLAGPTILPARADTILEEAGTIYPAESTYTFEGTAGQTMTITLDSTDFDPVLTLRDAEGTEIAFNDDFGGTLNSKITITLPADGTYTVVARSFSGQGGDYDLVVRTATEFEITLAEAEALVLAEDYPDAIVAYTEAIALDPDQPSAYLGRAQAVLGQVYLEGGEAIEGPEDIPLEARELVIADFEQAANLFEASGSEDWAISLREQAEVLRNLNGPN from the coding sequence ATGGGTTTCTTACGGCTGTTTTCTGCAGGAATAGTAGCGCCTGTGACCCTGCTGGGGTTACTGGCTGGGCCGACCATCCTGCCCGCCCGAGCCGACACGATATTAGAAGAAGCAGGCACTATCTACCCAGCAGAGTCGACCTACACCTTTGAGGGCACGGCTGGGCAGACCATGACCATTACCCTCGACAGTACTGACTTTGACCCGGTGTTGACCCTAAGGGATGCCGAGGGTACAGAAATTGCGTTCAATGATGATTTTGGCGGCACGCTCAACTCCAAAATCACAATTACGCTGCCCGCAGATGGAACCTACACCGTTGTGGCTCGGTCGTTTTCGGGGCAGGGGGGTGACTACGATTTGGTTGTCCGCACCGCCACCGAGTTTGAAATCACTTTGGCTGAAGCCGAGGCCCTGGTCTTAGCCGAAGACTACCCAGACGCCATTGTGGCCTACACCGAGGCGATCGCCCTTGACCCCGACCAACCGTCGGCTTATCTGGGTCGCGCCCAGGCTGTTCTCGGGCAGGTCTACCTAGAAGGAGGAGAGGCGATTGAGGGGCCAGAAGATATCCCTCTAGAGGCGCGGGAGTTGGTGATTGCCGATTTTGAGCAGGCGGCCAATCTGTTTGAGGCCAGCGGGTCTGAGGACTGGGCTATTTCCCTGCGGGAGCAGGCTGAGGTGCTACGCAACCTCAATGGCCCCAACTAA